From Solidesulfovibrio carbinoliphilus subsp. oakridgensis, the proteins below share one genomic window:
- the clpP gene encoding ATP-dependent Clp endopeptidase proteolytic subunit ClpP: protein MPTIPIVIETTGRSERAYDIYSRLLRDRIILLGSAVDDHVANLICAQLLFLESEDPEKEIFMYINSPGGSVTAGLAIYDTMQYVLPKVSTLCMGQAASMGALLLCAGATGMRYALPHSRIMIHQPMGGFQGQATDIDIHAREILRIRESLNEIMARHTGQDIEKVRVDTDRDYFMNADEAVTYGLIDKVLTSREPVAKKEPEEG, encoded by the coding sequence ATGCCCACGATCCCTATCGTCATTGAGACCACAGGCCGGTCCGAACGGGCCTATGACATCTATTCCCGACTGCTGCGCGACCGCATCATCCTGCTTGGCAGCGCCGTGGACGACCACGTGGCCAACCTGATCTGCGCCCAGCTCCTCTTCCTGGAGTCCGAGGACCCCGAGAAAGAGATCTTCATGTACATCAATTCCCCGGGCGGTTCCGTAACGGCCGGCCTCGCCATCTACGACACCATGCAGTACGTGCTGCCCAAGGTGTCCACGCTCTGCATGGGCCAGGCCGCCAGCATGGGAGCCCTGCTCCTTTGCGCCGGGGCGACCGGCATGCGCTACGCCCTGCCGCACAGCCGCATCATGATCCACCAGCCCATGGGCGGCTTCCAGGGCCAGGCCACGGACATCGACATCCACGCCCGGGAAATCTTGCGGATTCGCGAATCCTTAAACGAGATCATGGCCCGCCACACCGGCCAGGATATCGAAAAGGTCCGGGTCGATACCGATCGCGACTATTTCATGAACGCCGACGAGGCCGTGACCTATGGTCTCATCGACAAGGTGTTGACCTCCAGGGAACCTGTTGCGAAAAAGGAACCCGAAGAGGGGTAA
- the tig gene encoding trigger factor, with the protein MEYTVTQISPVKTQVNVSVPAEEANAALASAVALYRSKVDIKGFRKGKVPSSVIESRFKKEIVGEATTDLINVHINEIMGDLKLSPLSGLDVSDAALSKDTPLDYTFTFEHAPAFDLPEYKGQAIEEEDVLVSDAEIDAVIERVRKNLAEVTPISGDRMPADGDVVSVTFEAFENGQAVPGVRAENFELTLGEGQALPEFEALVKTVAAGSEGEAEMTFPADFINADLAGRTVNMKVAVHVVKERKLPAVDDELAKKAGNFENLDKMREAITMSYKKSRADLHRSSAQKKLLDKLLAQVDFPLPETVVEQQVAQMADEFVNQLERRGKNLEGSGKTMADLEAEMTPKAQEMVKTQIFLSAVAAKEELTVTPQEMDAFFYRLSTQVGQDVIMLKRYYEDNGLMIMVRDKLLADKAADFIYANAMVTKVAPVEAAEGEPGYGVRD; encoded by the coding sequence TTGGAATATACCGTCACCCAGATCTCGCCTGTCAAAACGCAGGTCAACGTTTCCGTTCCGGCCGAGGAAGCCAACGCCGCCCTGGCCTCCGCCGTGGCCTTGTACCGCTCCAAGGTCGACATCAAGGGCTTTCGCAAGGGCAAGGTGCCTTCGAGCGTGATCGAATCCCGCTTCAAGAAGGAAATCGTCGGCGAAGCCACCACCGATCTCATCAACGTCCACATCAATGAGATCATGGGCGACCTCAAGCTCTCGCCCCTGTCCGGCCTGGATGTCAGCGACGCCGCCCTGTCCAAGGATACGCCGCTTGACTACACCTTCACCTTCGAGCACGCCCCGGCCTTCGACCTGCCCGAATACAAGGGCCAGGCCATCGAGGAAGAGGACGTCCTCGTCAGCGACGCCGAGATCGACGCCGTCATCGAACGGGTCCGGAAGAACCTGGCCGAAGTGACCCCGATCAGCGGCGACCGCATGCCGGCCGACGGCGACGTGGTGTCCGTCACCTTCGAGGCCTTTGAAAACGGCCAGGCCGTGCCCGGCGTGCGGGCCGAGAATTTCGAGCTGACCCTTGGCGAAGGCCAGGCCCTGCCCGAGTTCGAGGCCCTCGTCAAAACCGTGGCCGCCGGCTCCGAGGGCGAGGCCGAGATGACCTTCCCGGCCGACTTCATCAATGCCGACCTGGCCGGTCGCACCGTGAACATGAAGGTGGCCGTGCACGTGGTCAAGGAGCGCAAGCTCCCGGCCGTGGACGACGAGCTGGCCAAGAAGGCCGGCAACTTCGAAAACCTGGACAAGATGCGCGAAGCCATTACCATGTCCTACAAGAAATCGCGCGCCGACCTCCACCGGTCCTCGGCCCAGAAAAAGCTGCTGGACAAGCTCCTGGCCCAGGTGGACTTCCCGCTGCCCGAGACCGTGGTCGAGCAGCAGGTGGCCCAGATGGCCGACGAGTTCGTCAACCAGCTGGAGCGCCGGGGCAAGAACCTGGAAGGCTCGGGCAAGACCATGGCCGACCTGGAAGCCGAAATGACGCCCAAGGCCCAGGAGATGGTCAAGACCCAGATCTTCCTGTCGGCCGTGGCCGCCAAGGAAGAACTGACCGTCACCCCCCAGGAAATGGACGCGTTCTTCTACCGCCTCTCCACCCAGGTGGGACAGGACGTGATCATGCTCAAGCGCTACTATGAGGACAACGGCCTCATGATCATGGTCCGCGACAAGCTTCTGGCGGACAAGGCCGCGGATTTCATTTATGCCAACGCCATGGTCACCAAGGTGGCCCCGGTCGAGGCGGCGGAAGGGGAGCCCGGCTACGGCGTCCGCGACTAG